A single genomic interval of Dromiciops gliroides isolate mDroGli1 chromosome 1, mDroGli1.pri, whole genome shotgun sequence harbors:
- the FZD10 gene encoding frizzled-10, with the protein MSRPGPRLWLVLQVVGACAAISSMDIDRPGEGKCQPIEIPMCKDIGYNMTRMPNLMGHENQREAAIQLHEFAPLVEYGCHGHLRFFLCSLYAPMCTEQVSTPIPACRVMCEQARLKCSPIMEQFNFKWPDSLDCSKLPNKNDPNYLCMEAPNNGSDEPARGSSMFPPLFRPQRPPSPPEQQQPKDGLGRSGCSNPGKFHHVEKSSSCAPLCTPGVDVYWSRADKQFAVVWLAIWAVLCFFSSAFTVLTFLIDPPRFRYPERPIIFLSMCYCVYSVGYLIRLFAGAESIACDRDSGQLYVIQEGLESTGCTIVFLVLYYFGMASSLWWVILTLTWFLAAGKKWGHEAIEANSSYFHLAAWAIPAVKTIMILVMRRVAGDELTGVCYVGSMDVNALTGFVLVPLACYLIIGTSFILSGFVALFHIRRVMKTGGENTDKLEKLMVRIGVFSVLYTVPATCVIACYFYERLNMDYWKVLAAQHKCRVNNQTKAPDCLMSSSIPAVEIFMVKMFMLLVVGITSGVWIWTSKTLQSWQNVCSRRLKKRSRRKPTTVITASGIYKKAQHPQKGHHGKYEAATQPPTCV; encoded by the coding sequence ATGAGCCGCCCGGGTCCCCGCCTCTGGCTTGTGCTGCAGGTGGTGGGGGCGTGCGCGGCCATCAGCTCCATGGACATCGACCGGCCAGGCGAGGGCAAGTGCCAGCCCATCGAGATCCCTATGTGCAAAGACATCGGCTACAACATGACCCGCATGCCCAACCTCATGGGCCACGAGAACCAGCGCGAGGCGGCCATCCAGCTGCACGAGTTCGCCCCGTTGGTGGAGTACGGCTGCCACGGCCACCTCCGCTTCTTCCTTTGCTCTCTCTATGCGCCCATGTGCACCGAGCAAgtctccacccccatccccgcCTGCCGGGTCATGTGCGAGCAGGCCCGGCTCAAGTGCTCCCCCATCATGGAACAGTTCAACTTCAAGTGGCCTGACTCGTTGGACTGCAGCAAGCTACCCAACAAGAATGATCCCAATTATCTGTGCATGGAAGCCCCCAACAACGGCTCCGATGAGCCGGCCCGCGGCTCCAGCATGTTCCCGCCGCTCTTCCGGCCCCAGCGGCCCCCCAGTCCCCCCGAGCAGCAGCAGCCTAAGGACGGCCTGGGCCGCTCGGGCTGCAGCAACCCGGGCAAGTTCCACCACGTGGAGAAGAGCTCATCCTGCGCGCCCCTCTGCACGCCAGGAGTGGACGTGTACTGGAGCCGGGCCGACAAGCAGTTCGCCGTGGTGTGGTTGGCCATATGGGCGGTGCTCTGCTTTTTCTCCAGCGCCTTCACCGTGCTCACCTTCCTCATCGACCCTCCCCGCTTCAGGTACCCGGAGCGCCCCATCATCTTCCTCTCCATGTGCTACTGCGTCTACTCCGTGGGCTACCTCATCCGCCTCTTCGCCGGGGCGGAGAGCATAGCCTGCGACAGGGACAGCGGCCAGCTCTACGTCATCCAGGAAGGCTTGGAGAGCACGGGCTGCACCATCGTCTTCTTGGTCCTCTACTACTTTGGCATGGCCAGCTCACTCTGGTGGGTCATCCTCACTCTCACCTGGTTCTTGGCCGCAGGGAAGAAGTGGGGCCACGAAGCCATCGAGGCCAACAGCAGCtacttccacctagctgcctgggccATCCCCGCGGTCAAGACCATCATGATCCTGGTGATGAGGAGGGTGGCCGGGGACGAGCTGACAGGCGTGTGCTACGTGGGCAGCATGGACGTGAATGCGCTCACCGGCTTTGTCCTGGTCCCCTTGGCCTGTTACCTCATCATTGGCACCTCCTTCATCCTCTCGGGCTTCGTGGCCCTTTTCCACATCCGGAGGGTGATGAAGACAGGGGGTGAGAACACAGACAAACTGGAGAAGCTCATGGTCCGCATCGGGGTCTTCTCTGTGCTGTACACGGTGCCGGCCACCTGCGTGATCGCCTGCTATTTCTACGAGCGCCTCAACATGGATTACTGGAAGGTGCTGGCAGCCCAGCACAAATGCAGGGTGAACAACCAGACTAAAGCCCCGGACTGCTTGATGAGCAGCTCTATCCCTGCCGTGGAGATCTTCATGGTCAAAATGTTCATGCTGCTGGTGGTGGGCATCACCAGCGGAGTGTGGATCTGGACTTCCAAGACGTTGCAGTCTTGGCAGAACGTGTGCAGCCGGCGCCTGAagaagaggagcaggaggaaaCCTACCACGGTGATCACAGCCAGTGGAATATACAAAAAAGCCCAGCACCCCCAGAAAGGTCATCACGGGAAGTACGAAGCAGCCACACAACCACCCACCTGCGtgtga